A genome region from Microbacterium terricola includes the following:
- a CDS encoding ribose-5-phosphate isomerase: protein MRIHIATDHAGLEFSTQLQHHLAAQGHEVIDHGPVEYDAQDDYPAFCIRAAQAVARDQAAGLDALGVVFGGSGNGEQIAANKVAGIRAALVWSIATAELAREHNDANVISIGARQHTFDEASAFIDRFVATPFTGDERHVRRIAQLAAYETDGSLEPDPRAVVGQPDVLAATDSSFDPEAG from the coding sequence ATGCGCATCCACATCGCGACCGATCACGCGGGCCTCGAGTTCTCGACGCAGCTGCAGCACCACCTGGCCGCCCAGGGCCACGAGGTCATCGATCACGGTCCCGTCGAGTACGACGCGCAGGACGACTACCCGGCATTCTGCATCCGCGCGGCGCAGGCCGTCGCCCGCGACCAGGCCGCCGGTCTCGACGCGCTCGGCGTCGTGTTCGGCGGCTCCGGCAACGGTGAGCAGATCGCCGCGAACAAGGTGGCCGGCATCCGCGCGGCGCTGGTGTGGAGCATCGCCACGGCTGAGCTCGCCCGCGAGCACAACGACGCGAACGTGATCTCGATCGGCGCGCGCCAGCACACGTTCGACGAGGCCTCCGCGTTCATCGACCGGTTCGTCGCCACGCCGTTCACCGGCGACGAGCGGCACGTGCGGCGCATCGCGCAGCTCGCGGCGTACGAGACCGATGGCTCCCTCGAGCCCGACCCCCGTGCCGTCGTCGGACAGCCCGATGTGCTGGCCGCGACGGACAGCTCGTTCGATCCAGAAGCCGGCTGA
- a CDS encoding Fpg/Nei family DNA glycosylase, translating into MPEGHSVHRIARQFDRNFVGRSVRASSPQGRFAEGAAVIDGREAVEVRAVGKQMFLAFDGDLWLRIHLGMYGAWDFAGEILVDPTIASANGRMGQTNQRGTDIDRVMDAAGENSLTSIGAPRRTRVHVRMSEQTTGLADDADEWPPPVVGQVRLRLLAEQTCADLRGPTACQLQSPHEVAATIAKLGPDPLVDDLAEGEERFTAVVRRKPTPIGLLLMDQAVVSGIGNVYRAELLFRARLDPHTPGRDVPEEVVRELWRDWTRLLAIGVETGQMMTMDGLSAGDYRKAMAHRDDRHWVYHRAGLPCRVCGTQIVLEEMGARKLYWCPSCQR; encoded by the coding sequence ATGCCCGAGGGGCACTCCGTCCACCGCATCGCCCGTCAGTTCGACCGAAACTTCGTCGGGCGCAGCGTCCGCGCCTCCTCACCGCAGGGACGCTTCGCCGAAGGCGCAGCCGTCATCGACGGCCGAGAGGCGGTCGAGGTGCGCGCCGTCGGCAAGCAGATGTTCCTCGCGTTCGACGGCGACCTGTGGCTGCGGATCCACCTCGGCATGTACGGCGCGTGGGACTTCGCGGGCGAGATCCTGGTGGACCCGACCATCGCATCCGCGAACGGGCGCATGGGCCAGACCAACCAGCGCGGCACCGACATCGACAGGGTGATGGATGCGGCGGGGGAGAACTCCCTGACCTCGATCGGGGCACCGCGCCGGACCCGCGTGCATGTGCGCATGTCGGAGCAGACGACCGGGTTGGCGGACGACGCGGACGAGTGGCCGCCGCCGGTGGTCGGCCAGGTGCGTCTGCGCCTGCTCGCCGAGCAGACGTGCGCTGACCTCCGCGGCCCGACCGCGTGTCAGCTCCAGAGCCCTCATGAGGTCGCCGCGACCATCGCCAAGCTCGGACCCGACCCCCTCGTCGACGACCTGGCCGAGGGCGAGGAGCGCTTCACCGCGGTCGTGCGCCGCAAGCCCACGCCGATCGGGCTGCTGCTGATGGACCAGGCGGTGGTCAGCGGGATCGGGAACGTGTACCGCGCCGAGCTGCTCTTCCGTGCCCGCCTCGACCCGCACACGCCCGGCCGTGACGTCCCGGAGGAGGTCGTGCGCGAGCTCTGGCGCGACTGGACGCGTCTGCTGGCGATCGGCGTCGAGACGGGCCAGATGATGACGATGGACGGCCTGTCGGCGGGCGACTATCGCAAGGCGATGGCGCACCGCGATGACCGACACTGGGTCTACCACCGCGCGGGGCTGCCGTGCCGGGTGTGCGGCACGCAGATCGTGCTGGAGGAGATGGGCGCCCGCAAGCTGTACTGGTGCCCGTCCTGCCAGCGCTGA
- a CDS encoding globin: MSDEPLSFYDEVGGHDTFVRLVDEFYRGVAGDEVLKPMYPEEDLGPARERLTMFLEQYWGGPATYSEQRGHPRLRMRHQPFHVNPDARDRWLQHMRAAVDTLELPPLHEATLWDYLQRAAFAMVNTFEPTGIGPAAQGRAATDIPLTPTTKESP, encoded by the coding sequence ATGAGCGACGAGCCGCTCAGCTTCTACGACGAGGTCGGCGGCCACGACACCTTCGTGCGCCTGGTTGACGAGTTCTATCGCGGCGTCGCGGGCGACGAGGTGCTGAAGCCGATGTACCCCGAGGAGGACCTCGGGCCGGCACGTGAGCGCCTCACGATGTTCCTCGAGCAGTACTGGGGCGGACCAGCCACCTACAGCGAGCAGCGCGGGCATCCGCGGCTGCGGATGCGCCACCAGCCGTTCCACGTCAACCCGGACGCGCGCGACCGCTGGCTGCAGCACATGCGCGCCGCGGTCGACACGCTCGAGCTGCCGCCGCTGCATGAGGCCACGCTGTGGGATTATCTCCAGCGTGCCGCTTTCGCGATGGTGAACACCTTCGAACCCACCGGCATCGGTCCGGCCGCGCAGGGGCGCGCCGCCACCGACATCCCCCTCACCCCGACGACGAAGGAGTCGCCATGA
- the pepN gene encoding aminopeptidase N, with protein MPGENLTRIEAQERRAIVSTESYDVVLDLTKGAEVFASRTTIHFSATPGASTFIDLIARDVREITLNGVSIDPASAFADSRIALDGLAEQNELVVDADCLYTNTGEGLHRFVDPVDDEVYLYSQFEVPDSRRMYAVFEQPDLKATFRFTVTAPAAWKVISNSPTPTPAVDGDTATWAFEPTPVISSYITALIAGPYEATFSELTSASGRTIPLGVYGRKSLWQFLDADYIFDKTREGFAYYEEKFDYPYPFAKYDQLFVPEFNAGAMENAGAVTFTETYVFRSKVTDAVKERRVVTILHELAHMWFGDLVTMKWWNDLWLNESFAEWASTIATAEATEWTEAWTTFNAMEKTWAYRQDQLPSTHPVVAEINDLEDVQVNFDGITYAKGGSVLKQLAAWVGIEQFFAGVSQYFKKHAYSNTELGDLLGELETTSGRDLSGWSKKWLETAGVNTLAPAISVSGDGTLTRFAIVQTAPADYPTIRPHRLGVGFYTLSGQTLERSHYVELDVDGDLTEVPELKGLAQPDLILLNDEDLAYAKIRLDERSLHTAVDHLAGISDPLARSLVWGAAWDQTRDAEASATAYLDLVLRNIGTETESTTVRTTLAQLQLAANAYVDPATRDRARAKVADGLWALANAAAPGSDSQLQFVTAFASAASTSAHWDTVRQVRDGEIAFDGLAIDTDLSWQLLVSLAAGGRVSAEDIDAALAADNTAKGGEFAAQAKAALPSAAAKQAAWASLVDRDDLPNTIVRSAALGFTHPAGVDLLGEFVPRYFDMLLPVWESRSYKIAEYLIAGLYPAALANRELRDATRAWLAANADAPAALRRLVNENLAGVERALAVQERDAQ; from the coding sequence GTGCCTGGAGAGAACCTCACCCGCATCGAGGCGCAGGAGCGCCGCGCGATCGTCTCGACGGAGTCGTACGACGTCGTGCTGGATCTGACGAAGGGCGCCGAGGTCTTCGCCTCGCGCACGACGATCCACTTCTCCGCGACGCCTGGCGCGTCGACGTTCATCGACCTGATCGCCCGCGACGTGCGCGAGATCACCCTGAACGGCGTGTCGATCGATCCTGCGTCGGCCTTCGCCGACTCACGCATCGCCCTCGACGGCCTCGCCGAGCAGAACGAGCTCGTCGTCGACGCCGACTGCCTCTACACGAACACGGGTGAGGGCCTGCACCGCTTCGTCGATCCCGTCGACGACGAGGTCTACCTGTACTCCCAGTTCGAGGTGCCCGACTCGCGGCGCATGTACGCCGTGTTCGAGCAGCCCGACCTCAAGGCCACGTTCCGCTTCACGGTCACCGCACCGGCCGCATGGAAGGTCATCTCGAACTCGCCGACTCCGACCCCCGCGGTCGACGGCGACACCGCCACGTGGGCGTTCGAGCCCACTCCGGTCATCTCGTCGTACATCACGGCGCTCATCGCCGGCCCCTACGAGGCGACCTTCTCCGAGCTGACCAGCGCGTCGGGGCGCACCATCCCGCTCGGCGTCTACGGCCGCAAGAGCCTGTGGCAGTTCCTCGACGCCGACTACATCTTCGACAAGACGCGTGAGGGCTTCGCGTACTACGAGGAGAAGTTCGACTACCCGTACCCGTTCGCCAAGTACGACCAGCTGTTCGTGCCCGAGTTCAACGCCGGCGCCATGGAGAACGCGGGTGCGGTGACCTTCACCGAGACCTATGTGTTCCGCAGCAAGGTCACCGACGCGGTCAAGGAGCGTCGCGTCGTCACGATCCTGCACGAGCTGGCCCACATGTGGTTCGGCGACCTCGTCACGATGAAGTGGTGGAACGACCTCTGGCTGAACGAGTCGTTCGCCGAGTGGGCGTCCACGATCGCCACGGCAGAGGCCACCGAGTGGACCGAGGCGTGGACGACGTTCAACGCGATGGAGAAGACCTGGGCGTACCGCCAGGACCAGCTGCCGTCGACGCACCCGGTCGTCGCCGAGATCAACGACCTCGAGGACGTGCAGGTCAACTTCGACGGCATCACCTACGCGAAGGGCGGCTCGGTCCTCAAGCAGCTCGCCGCGTGGGTCGGCATCGAGCAGTTCTTCGCCGGCGTCTCGCAGTATTTCAAGAAGCACGCGTACTCGAACACCGAGCTCGGCGACCTGCTCGGCGAACTCGAGACCACGAGCGGCCGCGACCTCAGCGGCTGGTCGAAGAAGTGGCTCGAGACCGCGGGGGTCAACACGCTCGCCCCGGCGATCTCCGTGTCGGGCGACGGCACACTCACCCGGTTCGCGATCGTCCAGACGGCGCCGGCGGACTACCCGACGATCCGTCCGCACCGTCTCGGCGTCGGCTTCTACACCCTGTCCGGCCAGACGCTCGAGCGCAGCCACTACGTCGAGCTCGACGTTGACGGCGACCTCACCGAGGTGCCCGAGCTGAAGGGGCTCGCTCAGCCCGATCTGATCCTGCTCAACGACGAGGACCTCGCCTACGCGAAGATCCGCCTCGACGAGCGCTCCCTGCACACGGCTGTCGACCACCTCGCCGGCATCAGCGACCCGCTGGCGCGCTCGCTCGTCTGGGGCGCCGCCTGGGATCAGACGCGGGATGCTGAGGCCTCTGCGACCGCGTACCTCGACCTCGTGCTGCGCAACATCGGCACGGAGACCGAGTCGACGACGGTCCGCACGACCCTCGCCCAGCTGCAGCTCGCCGCGAACGCCTACGTCGACCCGGCCACGCGCGACCGGGCCCGCGCGAAGGTGGCCGACGGCCTGTGGGCCCTGGCGAATGCCGCAGCCCCCGGCAGCGACAGCCAGCTGCAGTTCGTGACGGCGTTCGCGTCCGCCGCATCGACGTCGGCGCACTGGGACACCGTCCGCCAGGTGCGCGACGGCGAGATCGCCTTCGACGGGCTCGCGATCGACACCGACCTGTCCTGGCAGCTGCTGGTCTCGCTCGCCGCGGGTGGACGCGTGAGCGCCGAGGACATCGACGCCGCGCTGGCCGCTGACAACACGGCCAAGGGCGGCGAGTTCGCGGCTCAGGCAAAGGCGGCGCTGCCGTCGGCGGCGGCGAAGCAGGCCGCGTGGGCGTCGCTGGTCGACCGCGACGACCTGCCGAACACGATCGTCCGCTCCGCCGCGCTCGGATTCACCCACCCCGCCGGTGTCGACCTGCTCGGCGAGTTCGTGCCGCGATACTTCGACATGCTGCTGCCGGTGTGGGAGTCGCGCAGCTACAAGATCGCCGAGTACCTCATCGCCGGGCTGTACCCGGCCGCGCTCGCGAACCGCGAGCTGCGTGACGCGACCCGCGCGTGGCTCGCCGCGAACGCGGACGCGCCCGCAGCCCTGCGACGCCTGGTGAACGAGAACCTCGCCGGTGTCGAGCGTGCGCTCGCGGTGCAGGAGCGCGACGCGCAGTAG
- a CDS encoding mechanosensitive ion channel family protein has protein sequence MFFAETADGADPTFWESVGSVLVPLGYKSLGVAGIIVGAFVVAWLLRLIIARVVRRIVSGAKSKANVDDTQALDRSPLAAVRLVQRTRTLGSILQNIVNVTIVIIALILIVNVIDPSVLGSFALLSAAIGAGLGFGAQNIVKDVLNGIFIVAEDQVGIGDVVDLGLATGVVEYVSVRITHVRDVNGTLWYVRNGEITRIGNMSQGWARAIVDLAVPADAQVDEVEKALLAAAEGLAADPKWRTRVIEKPEVWGLESISGDALVIRIVVKTRASAKDDVARELRMRLKHAVDELGLTLPALNSIVLTGIEGAQRVRGANPPKTKPTPTQVAERPVWKPKRTPRKKPTDAAATDAGSGTPGPGGSDDEGTP, from the coding sequence ATGTTCTTCGCAGAGACCGCGGACGGAGCCGACCCGACGTTCTGGGAGAGCGTCGGGTCGGTGCTGGTGCCCCTGGGATACAAGTCCCTCGGCGTCGCCGGCATCATCGTCGGCGCGTTCGTCGTCGCGTGGCTCCTCCGGCTGATCATCGCCCGCGTGGTGCGGCGCATCGTCAGTGGTGCGAAGTCCAAGGCCAACGTGGATGACACGCAGGCGCTGGATCGGTCGCCCTTGGCTGCAGTGCGGCTGGTCCAGCGCACACGCACGCTCGGCTCGATCCTGCAGAACATCGTGAACGTGACGATCGTCATCATCGCGCTCATCCTGATCGTCAACGTGATCGATCCGAGCGTGCTCGGCTCGTTCGCGCTGCTCAGCGCCGCCATCGGCGCGGGTCTCGGCTTCGGCGCGCAGAACATCGTCAAGGACGTGCTCAACGGGATCTTCATCGTCGCCGAGGACCAGGTGGGGATCGGCGACGTCGTCGACCTCGGATTGGCGACGGGTGTCGTCGAGTACGTCAGCGTGCGCATCACGCACGTGCGCGACGTGAACGGCACCCTCTGGTACGTCCGCAACGGCGAGATCACGCGGATCGGCAACATGTCGCAGGGCTGGGCCCGCGCCATCGTCGACCTCGCAGTGCCGGCGGACGCCCAGGTGGACGAGGTGGAGAAGGCGCTGCTGGCCGCAGCGGAGGGCCTCGCGGCCGATCCGAAGTGGCGCACCCGCGTCATCGAGAAGCCCGAGGTGTGGGGCCTCGAGTCCATCTCCGGCGACGCGTTGGTGATCCGCATCGTCGTGAAGACCAGGGCGAGCGCGAAGGACGACGTGGCGCGAGAGCTGCGGATGCGCCTCAAGCACGCCGTCGACGAGCTCGGGCTGACTCTGCCGGCCCTGAACTCGATCGTGCTCACCGGCATCGAGGGGGCGCAGCGCGTGCGCGGCGCGAACCCGCCGAAGACGAAGCCCACCCCCACCCAGGTGGCCGAACGCCCCGTGTGGAAGCCGAAGCGGACCCCGCGCAAGAAGCCGACGGATGCCGCCGCCACCGATGCGGGGAGTGGCACGCCGGGCCCGGGCGGGTCAGACGACGAGGGCACACCATGA